CGCGCGACCATGACCCCGACCCCGCACTGGCGCGGTTTCTGGACTGGTTCCGGCAGGAATCGGAGGTGCTCGACTGAGCGCCCGAACGCGCTCTGCCGGACCTGATGGCCCGGCAGCCCCCCCACGATCGGAAGGCCGCAGCGCCCGAAGGCCTAGCCGATATCGAAGACAACCCCCTGCGCCAGCGGCAGGTCTTTCGAGTAGTTGATGGTATTGGTGGCGCGGCGCATATAGGCCCGCCACGCATCCGAACCGGATTCGCGCCCGCCGCCGGTTTCCTTCTCGCCCCCGAAGGCGCCGCCGATCTCGGCCCCCGATGTGCCGATATTGACATTGGCGATGCCGCAATCCGAGCCACGCGCCGACAGGAAGGTCTCCATCTCGCGCAGATCGGTGGTGAAAATCGCCGAGGACAGCCCGCCCCCCACATCATTATGCGCCTCCAGCACCGCGTCGAAATCGCTGTATTTCATCACATAGAGGATCGGGGCGAAGGTCTCGCGTTTGACGGGGCCTGCCTGCGCGGGCATCTCGACCAGCGCGGGCTTGACGTAATAGGCGGTGTCGGGGCCGACGCTCTCGCGGGTGCCGCCATGCACCACACCGCCCAGATCGCGGGCTTCGGCCAAAGCGCCAAGCATGCTGTCATAGGCGCGCTGGTCGATCAGCGGCCCGACAAGGGCGGTGCTTTCCAGCGGGTTGCCGACGCTGACCGAGGCATAGGCCTTTTTCAGCGCGGGCACGAGCTGGTCATAGATGCTTTCATGCACGAACAGCCGGCGCAGGGTGGTGCAGCGCTGGCCCGCCGTGCCCATCGCGCCGAAGGCGATGGCGCGCAGGGCCATATCCAGATCCGCCGAAGGGCAGACGATGCCCGCATTATTGCCGCCAAGCTCAAGGATGCACTTGCCAAAGCGCGCCGCCACTTTCGGGCCGACGGTCCGGCCCATGCGGGTCGATCCGGTGGCCGAGATCAGGGCGACCTTCTCGTGCTCCACCAGCACCTCCCCCAGCTCCGGCCCGCCAATCAGCACCTGGGACAGCCCCTCGGGGGCCTGCGCGCCAAACCGCGCCAGAGCCCGCTCGAACACCGCCTGACAGGCCAGCGCCGTCAGCGGCGTCTTTTCCGAGGGCTTCCAGATGACCGGATCGCCGCAGACCAGCGCAAGCGCGGTGTTCCAGCACCACGGCGCACAGGGGAAGTTGAAGGCGGTGATCACCCCCACCACCCCCAGCGGATGCCATGTTTCCATCATCCGGTGACCGGCGCGCTCGGTGGCGATGGTCAGCCCGTAAAGCTGGCGCGACAGGCCGACGGCGAAATCGCAGATATCGATCATCTCCTGCACTTCGCCCAACCCCTCCGAGGGCGATTTCCCCGCCTCGATCGAGACCATCCGGCCCAGATCCTCCTTGGCCTTGCGCAGCTCCTCGCCATAGAGCCGCACCAGCTCGCCACGGCGCGGACCGGGCACCAGACGCCATTGGCGGAAGGCCGCCTGTGCCTTGCCCACCATCGCCTGCGCCTCGGCCACGCTATGGGGTTTCAGCGAGGCCACGGCCGTGCCCGTCACCGGCGACAGCACGGTCATGTCTCCGGCATCGAGGCCGCTGGTCACGCCACAGGCGGCCATCGTGTCACGGGTGACGGTAGAGAGGGGTTTGCTCAGCATGATCGGTCCTTTCATGATCGGGAGCGGCCCGCGCAGCGCCCTGTGGGGCGGTATTTTCGGGGCCGTATTGTGGGGCCCATGTTGTGGGGGCCATGTTGTGGGAGAGGCAGAGCCGCGGGTGGCCCGCATCCTGCCAGCGGGGTCAGTCCGGCCCTGCGTCCCGCGCAGGCGGGCGGGCGGCGGGCGGATGGGGACTTTGCGCCAATGCGGCCCGTGCGCGCGCCAGAGAGGCGGCCTCGGCCTCGGCATAAAGCTGGTGCAGGTCGATGACCGGCGCGCCCAGATCGGCCTCGAAACGGGCGCGGTTGGGATTGGCCTCGAAAGTCTGCGCCGCGCTATCGCCCAGATTGGACTGGAAGATCCCCGCCGCCGAGACCGGCAGGAAATCCTCGTAGGTGATCGGATCGGCGCGCAGCACCCCCGCCGCCACCAGCTCGGCAGCCGGTCGCGTGAGGTCGGTCTGGGCCGCAAGGCCGGTGGGCGTATAGCGGAAATAGCCCAGCCCCTGCAGCCGCAGACTGTCCAGATCGTCGGGGAAAGCGGCGAAAACCTCACTGAGCGTGGCAAGATACTGCGCCGCATTCGAGCCATCGGCCTTGGGGGTGACGCGGGCGCGGGTCTCGGCCAGCAGCCGGTCATACAGCGCCTGCCCCTTGCTGGTCAGCGCCAGACCCCGCTGCTCGATCTCGCCGAAACGGGCGGTATGGCGGCCCCGGCTCATGCCCTCCGGCGCCTGCCCTTCCGGCGTCGTCCCTTCCGGCGCCACGCCCTCCGGCGCCAGAAACGCCACCGGCTCCTCCAGCGCCTTGAACGAGGTCTGGCGCAGCAGGATCGGCACGCGGCGCGCGGGCGGGCCCTCGATCACCGCCTTGGGGGTGATGCCTTCGTCCGGCATCCGCGCCTGCACCGCATCGATATCCAGCGTGCGCGGCGTCAGGTGGTTGATATGCGGCCCCCTGAACGCCACCACATCGGCCACCAGCCGGTGCGCCTCATGCAGGCGGTGATAGAGACCGGCGGTGACATTGGCCTCTTCGTGCCAGCGGAAGGTCTCCAGCGCCTCGGTGACAAACTGCCGCGCCTCGGCCGCCGTCAGCCCGCCCTCGGCCTCGGCCCGCGCGATCAGGGCCAGACAGTCGGGCGTGAAAATCCGGCGCTGCGCCAGAATATCGGCCGCCGCCTCGCGCAGCGCCACATCCGCGATCAGCTCCAGCCGCAGCAGCGAGGTGAACACGCGGAACGGATTATGCGCCAGCGCCGCCGGATCGACAGGGCGGAAGGCCGTGGAATGGACCGGCACCCCCGCCACCGACAGGTCGTAATAGCCCACCGGCACCATGCCCATCACCGCAAACAGGCGGCGCATCGTGGCCAGCTCGGCGGCGGTGCCCAGACGGATCGCGCCATGACGCTCCTCGGTGATGCGCGCCAGCTCGCCGGTGGTGGCAAGGCGGGCGG
The Thioclava sp. GXIMD4216 genome window above contains:
- a CDS encoding aldehyde dehydrogenase family protein, producing MAACGVTSGLDAGDMTVLSPVTGTAVASLKPHSVAEAQAMVGKAQAAFRQWRLVPGPRRGELVRLYGEELRKAKEDLGRMVSIEAGKSPSEGLGEVQEMIDICDFAVGLSRQLYGLTIATERAGHRMMETWHPLGVVGVITAFNFPCAPWCWNTALALVCGDPVIWKPSEKTPLTALACQAVFERALARFGAQAPEGLSQVLIGGPELGEVLVEHEKVALISATGSTRMGRTVGPKVAARFGKCILELGGNNAGIVCPSADLDMALRAIAFGAMGTAGQRCTTLRRLFVHESIYDQLVPALKKAYASVSVGNPLESTALVGPLIDQRAYDSMLGALAEARDLGGVVHGGTRESVGPDTAYYVKPALVEMPAQAGPVKRETFAPILYVMKYSDFDAVLEAHNDVGGGLSSAIFTTDLREMETFLSARGSDCGIANVNIGTSGAEIGGAFGGEKETGGGRESGSDAWRAYMRRATNTINYSKDLPLAQGVVFDIG
- a CDS encoding VOC family protein, translating into MTRTHTPPDEIRARFARAMSAMYRAEVPAYGTLVTLVEAVNAQALAGDAALAARLATTGELARITEERHGAIRLGTAAELATMRRLFAVMGMVPVGYYDLSVAGVPVHSTAFRPVDPAALAHNPFRVFTSLLRLELIADVALREAAADILAQRRIFTPDCLALIARAEAEGGLTAAEARQFVTEALETFRWHEEANVTAGLYHRLHEAHRLVADVVAFRGPHINHLTPRTLDIDAVQARMPDEGITPKAVIEGPPARRVPILLRQTSFKALEEPVAFLAPEGVAPEGTTPEGQAPEGMSRGRHTARFGEIEQRGLALTSKGQALYDRLLAETRARVTPKADGSNAAQYLATLSEVFAAFPDDLDSLRLQGLGYFRYTPTGLAAQTDLTRPAAELVAAGVLRADPITYEDFLPVSAAGIFQSNLGDSAAQTFEANPNRARFEADLGAPVIDLHQLYAEAEAASLARARAALAQSPHPPAARPPARDAGPD